Genomic DNA from uncultured Acetobacterium sp.:
CTAATCGTTTTCGATCTGATGATAACTCTTACAGATACATCGACTGGGAATTTAATCGGCATGACGACTATGTCTATGTAGCCGGAATCGATATTACCCATACCAAACTCTCAGCCATTGGTCTTCAAGAAGCGCGAAAACACCTTGAAGAATCGCATATTCAAACCGCACTCCGAGAACTCTGTCCGATTCGTCAAAAAATCCTGGTTGTGGATAATTCCCCATTGAACACCAAAATACTGGAAACAGCCTTGAGTAAGGATTATGAAGTATTAATTACCCACAATGGCAAAGAAGCTTTGTCCATTTGTAATTCCGACGATCCTCCTGATCTTATTCTTTTGGATATTATCATGCCGGAAATGGATGGCTATGAGATTTGTAACCGCTTGAATCAGGGGATAAAGACAAAAGATATTCCGGTAATCTTCCTCACCTCGCTGACTGCCGCCAATGATATTGAATACGGTTTAACACTGGGGGCCATCGACTATATCACCAAACCTTTCAGTGTTCCTATTATCAGGGCTAAAATAAAGAATCATCTCGCCTTAAAATATTATCAGGATACTTTAAAAATAAACACAGATGTTGATCAGCTTACCCAAATTGCCAATCGTCGTCGGTTTGACGATACTATGACCCAGGAAATTAAAAAAGCCAAACGAACCGGGACAATTCTATCCATTCTTTTAATTGACATTGATCATTTTAAATTTTACAATGACACCTATGGTCATCTGGAGGGTGACACCTGTCTTAAAAAAGTCGCCTCGGCCCTTTCAAGCACCCTCAAACGCCCCAGGGATCTAGCTGCCCGGTGGGGCGGTGAAGAGTTCGCCTGCCTACTGCCCAATACCAACGCAAAAGGTGCTGAAAATGTCGCTGAATCTTTAAGAGCAACCATCCAAAATTTAGCAATCCCTCACGATTCATCTCCAATTCAGGGTGTCGTCACTATTTCTATCGGTGTTGTAACATCCAACCCGATGGACGAAAGCTCCTTTGATAATCTATTGAAACGATCGGATGAAGCCCTTTACCTGGCCAAGGAAGCTGGACGAAACCGGATTGCCGTTTGGCATGAGGACATTGAATCAATGGGACCCTACCTCTAATAAAAGGATTCCTGTGTTGTAATAAATTGTATTAAATAAAATTATCTTATTCATTAGTTGATACAATCAGATATACTTGTTCAGTATTTCCCGATGCTCGCAAAGTGCCAATCAAACAAACTGAAAAATGCTTTTGTCTAAATTGGACAAAAGCATTTTTTAATCATACTATATCGTTTCACTTAACATCTCACCATACAAAACATTGTATTACTAGTTTCTTATTATTTTGTTTTAACCTCGCTGTTGGCTGTTACTAATTCCACGCCTAACCCGTAAGCTTTTTCACAATCATTGGGGAACACTTCCCGGCGCCGTTTAGCTTTGTCATCGACATTAAAGGAAGTCGTCTCAAATTTCGAATAATCAGGAAACTGCCAAGTGTCCGTAGCTTCTAGCGTTTTGGCACTGCCGAAAAAATGGGTAAGAATGCTTTCGTATCCTTTGAATTTCATATCATATTTAATTTCCTTCAATACCCGTTCCGGAGCATTCATGGTAAAAACGAACCCGCTTTTTATTTTTTTGGGGAAAAGAACCGTTCGTTGCTTATCATAGACATGATACTGAAAAAATAACCGCTCCAGGAATGAGCGCATTTCACCAGTTACTTCGCCAAAATAGATGGGTGACCCTAAAACCAGAGCGTCCACTGCCTCAATCTTCTCAAAAACCTCAGTCAAATCATCTTTGACAGCACATTTTCCATAACTTTTGCCACCAATCCGTTTACAGGCAAAACAACTGATACAACCTTTATAATTCAAATCATACAGATGAATGAGCTCGGTTTGAGCCCCTTTACTTGCTGCCCCCTCCAGGGCTTTTTCCAATAGCATAGCCGTGTTTTCTTTTTTTCTGGGACTTCCGTTAATCGCAATAATATTCATGGGTGACTCCTTTGTAATCAATTTTCAAGACATCGATACGTGCTGTCTCAATATATATATCCATTGTTGCTTTACTTAATCAAATGGCTTTTTCAGAATTTATTGATATTTTTTATCAGCGTCATTTAAAATCAGCAAATTTTCTTTTATGATTTATTTTGGAAGAATTTTTGCTTGTTGATAACTAAATCGTAACTAATTAAAGTTTAGATTGATTCAAATCTAATAAAAGGTTATAATCAATAAAACTATATAGGGAGGGTTTGTTATGAAAAAAATTATTGGAATCCAAGTTGGCAATCGGGAAAATGAAGCTTTGAAAGTTCAAGAGTTATTAACCCAAAACGGTTGTATTATTAAGACACGTCTTGGTTTACATGAATCAGCTGATAATCAGTGCGCGACCAGTGGATTGATCATTTTAGAATTTCTGCCAGACAAGGAT
This window encodes:
- a CDS encoding flavodoxin family protein, whose amino-acid sequence is MNIIAINGSPRKKENTAMLLEKALEGAASKGAQTELIHLYDLNYKGCISCFACKRIGGKSYGKCAVKDDLTEVFEKIEAVDALVLGSPIYFGEVTGEMRSFLERLFFQYHVYDKQRTVLFPKKIKSGFVFTMNAPERVLKEIKYDMKFKGYESILTHFFGSAKTLEATDTWQFPDYSKFETTSFNVDDKAKRRREVFPNDCEKAYGLGVELVTANSEVKTK
- a CDS encoding diguanylate cyclase; the protein is MENFYATNTPAQILNRIFSLNLDLLCILSIQGQFEKVNVAWERIFGYSPEKLEETNIIDYVHPDDRDATVFIFSELIHTSHRLTFSNRFRSDDNSYRYIDWEFNRHDDYVYVAGIDITHTKLSAIGLQEARKHLEESHIQTALRELCPIRQKILVVDNSPLNTKILETALSKDYEVLITHNGKEALSICNSDDPPDLILLDIIMPEMDGYEICNRLNQGIKTKDIPVIFLTSLTAANDIEYGLTLGAIDYITKPFSVPIIRAKIKNHLALKYYQDTLKINTDVDQLTQIANRRRFDDTMTQEIKKAKRTGTILSILLIDIDHFKFYNDTYGHLEGDTCLKKVASALSSTLKRPRDLAARWGGEEFACLLPNTNAKGAENVAESLRATIQNLAIPHDSSPIQGVVTISIGVVTSNPMDESSFDNLLKRSDEALYLAKEAGRNRIAVWHEDIESMGPYL